The following are encoded in a window of Pseudomonas multiresinivorans genomic DNA:
- a CDS encoding cation:proton antiporter: MDEHSTYYAFAGIGIAALLSQWLAWRLRLPAILFLLLSGILVGPILHVLSPEALFGPLLFPVVSLAVALVLFEGSLTLHLDEWKEIGTVVRRMVTIGALVTWGVIALATHYLLDFTWEMALLFGTLTLVTGPTVIVPMLRVVRPNATIANILRWEGIVIDPIGAILAVVVYTFIAASDAGSGWTDSLLTFISVIGCGILFGLLGGQALGVALRRHWLPDYLHNLASLSVVLGVFVLSNTVMSESGLLAVTVMGLRMANMQGVDVRHILHFKENLSVLLISGLFVLLAARLDLPALLGLGPIALLVLVLIQFVARPLNVLIATAGSTLNWRERALLSWIAPRGIVAAAVSAIFAIRLQEAGHAQAGVLVPLTFLVIIGTVILQSATARPLARLLKVAEPVPTGFLIIGANPVARAIGTGLQNAGVEVLLTDSSWENTRAARMDNLPTYFGNPASQHAEAHLDLIGLGHLLALSPNAELNALMCMSFRHEFNPRQRFILPSSQDSRRSEKHRVSDRHRGRPLGQSTITYPQMAGLIARGAEIRSTLLSENFGWEDYQALHEGRALLLFAKDPNGRLHIASPERPLTPDTGWTVISLIEEVAEGSSSRNETAQVART, encoded by the coding sequence ATGGACGAACACAGCACCTATTACGCCTTCGCCGGTATCGGTATCGCCGCCCTCCTCAGCCAATGGCTGGCCTGGCGCCTGCGCCTGCCGGCGATTCTCTTCCTGCTGTTGAGCGGCATCCTGGTTGGCCCGATCCTGCACGTGCTGTCGCCCGAAGCGCTGTTCGGCCCGCTGTTGTTCCCCGTGGTCTCCCTCGCGGTAGCCCTGGTGCTGTTCGAGGGCAGCCTGACCCTGCACCTGGACGAATGGAAGGAAATCGGCACTGTGGTACGCCGCATGGTGACCATTGGCGCCCTGGTCACCTGGGGTGTGATCGCCCTGGCCACCCACTACCTGCTCGACTTCACGTGGGAGATGGCACTGCTGTTCGGCACCCTGACGCTTGTCACCGGCCCTACGGTGATCGTGCCGATGCTGCGCGTGGTCCGCCCCAACGCCACCATCGCCAACATCCTGCGCTGGGAGGGCATCGTCATCGACCCCATCGGCGCCATCCTCGCCGTGGTGGTCTACACCTTCATCGCCGCGAGCGACGCAGGCTCCGGCTGGACGGACAGCCTGCTGACCTTCATCAGCGTGATCGGCTGCGGCATCCTCTTCGGCCTGCTCGGCGGCCAGGCGCTGGGCGTCGCGTTGCGTCGCCACTGGCTGCCGGACTACCTGCACAACCTGGCATCGCTGTCGGTCGTCCTTGGCGTGTTCGTGCTGTCCAACACCGTGATGTCCGAGTCAGGATTGCTCGCCGTCACCGTGATGGGTCTGCGCATGGCCAACATGCAGGGCGTCGACGTGCGGCACATCCTGCACTTCAAGGAGAACCTCAGCGTCCTGCTGATTTCCGGCCTGTTCGTGCTGCTTGCCGCGCGCCTGGACTTGCCGGCCCTGCTCGGCCTGGGGCCGATCGCGCTGTTGGTGCTGGTGCTGATCCAGTTCGTCGCACGCCCGCTGAACGTGCTGATCGCCACGGCCGGGTCAACGCTGAACTGGCGGGAACGGGCGCTGCTGAGCTGGATCGCACCAAGGGGAATCGTCGCCGCGGCGGTCTCGGCAATCTTCGCCATTCGCCTGCAGGAGGCTGGCCACGCCCAGGCTGGCGTGCTGGTGCCGCTGACCTTTCTGGTGATCATCGGCACCGTGATCCTGCAAAGCGCCACCGCCCGCCCGCTGGCCCGCCTGCTGAAGGTTGCCGAGCCGGTGCCCACCGGCTTCCTCATCATCGGTGCCAATCCGGTGGCCCGCGCCATCGGCACCGGCCTACAGAACGCCGGCGTGGAGGTACTGCTGACCGACTCGAGCTGGGAGAACACCCGCGCCGCGCGCATGGACAACCTGCCCACCTACTTCGGCAACCCGGCCTCGCAGCACGCCGAGGCGCACCTGGACCTGATCGGCCTGGGACACCTGCTGGCCCTATCGCCCAACGCTGAGCTCAATGCGCTGATGTGCATGAGCTTCCGTCACGAGTTCAACCCGCGCCAGCGCTTCATCCTGCCCAGCAGCCAGGACAGCAGGCGCAGCGAGAAGCATCGGGTCAGCGACCGCCATCGCGGCCGGCCGCTGGGGCAATCGACGATCACTTATCCACAGATGGCAGGCCTTATCGCTCGCGGCGCGGAAATCCGCTCGACGCTACTGAGCGAGAACTTTGGCTGGGAGGATTACCAGGCGCTGCACGAAGGCCGTGCGCTTCTGCTGTTCGCCAAGGACCCGAATGGCCGCCTGCACATTGCCAGCCCCGAGCGTCCGCTGACGCCCGACACGGGGTGGACGGTGATTTCGCTGATCGAGGAAGTAGCTGAAGGGTCGTCGAGCAGGAATGAAACGGCACAAGTCGCAAGAACCTGA
- the rplS gene encoding 50S ribosomal protein L19, with the protein MTNKIIQQIEAEQMSKEIPAFAPGDTVIVQVKVKEGDRQRLQAFEGVVIGKRNRGLNSAFTVRKISNGVGVERTFQTYSPLVDSISVKRRGDVRKAKLYYLRELSGKAARIKEKLA; encoded by the coding sequence ATGACCAACAAGATCATTCAGCAGATCGAAGCTGAACAGATGAGCAAAGAGATTCCGGCGTTCGCCCCCGGCGACACCGTAATCGTCCAGGTTAAAGTGAAGGAAGGCGACCGTCAGCGTCTGCAGGCCTTCGAAGGCGTCGTGATCGGCAAGCGTAACCGCGGCCTGAACAGCGCTTTCACCGTTCGCAAGATCTCCAACGGCGTAGGCGTTGAGCGTACCTTCCAGACCTACAGCCCGCTGGTTGACAGCATCTCCGTCAAGCGTCGCGGCGACGTGCGCAAGGCCAAGCTGTACTACCTCCGCGAGCTGTCCGGCAAGGCAGCACGCATCAAGGAAAAACTGGCCTAA
- the ffh gene encoding signal recognition particle protein, producing the protein MFENLTDRLSQTLRHVTGKAKLTEDNIKDTLREVRMALLEADVALPVVKDFVAKIKDRAVGTEVSKSLTPGQAFVKIVQAELVELMGAANEDLDLNAAPPAVILMAGLQGAGKTTTAGKLARFLKERKKKSVLVVSADVYRPAAIKQLETLASDIGVTFFPSDTSQKPVAIAEAAIREAKLKFIDVVIVDTAGRLHIDADMMDEIKQVHAAIKPVETLFVVDAMTGQDAANTAKAFNDALPLTGVVLTKVDGDARGGAALSVRAITGKPIKFLGMGEKSEALDPFHPDRVASRILGMGDVLSLIEQAEQSMDREKAEKLAKKIKKGKGFDLEDFRDQLQQMKNMGGLGSLMDKLPMLGGVNLSQMGNAQNAAEKQFKQMEAIINSMTPAERRDPEVISGSRKRRIAMGSGTQVQDVGRLIKQHKQMQKMMKKVTAKGGMAKMMRGMGSMFPGGMPKM; encoded by the coding sequence ATGTTCGAAAACCTTACAGATCGCCTCTCGCAAACGCTGCGCCACGTCACCGGCAAGGCCAAGCTGACCGAGGACAACATCAAGGACACGCTCCGCGAAGTACGGATGGCCCTGCTGGAGGCCGACGTGGCCCTGCCGGTGGTCAAGGACTTCGTCGCCAAGATCAAGGATCGCGCGGTCGGCACCGAGGTTTCCAAGAGCCTGACCCCGGGCCAGGCCTTCGTGAAGATCGTCCAGGCCGAGCTGGTCGAGCTGATGGGCGCGGCCAACGAGGACCTGGACCTCAACGCCGCTCCGCCGGCGGTCATCCTGATGGCCGGCCTGCAGGGCGCGGGCAAGACCACCACCGCCGGCAAGCTGGCGCGCTTCCTCAAGGAGCGCAAGAAGAAGTCGGTACTGGTGGTATCCGCCGACGTCTACCGCCCGGCGGCGATCAAGCAGCTGGAAACCCTGGCCAGCGACATCGGCGTGACCTTCTTCCCGTCCGATACCAGCCAGAAGCCGGTGGCGATCGCCGAAGCGGCGATCCGCGAAGCCAAGCTGAAGTTCATCGACGTGGTCATCGTCGACACCGCCGGCCGTCTGCACATCGACGCCGACATGATGGACGAGATCAAGCAGGTCCACGCGGCGATCAAGCCGGTGGAAACCCTGTTCGTGGTCGACGCCATGACCGGCCAGGACGCCGCCAACACCGCCAAGGCGTTCAATGATGCGCTGCCGCTGACCGGCGTGGTGCTGACCAAGGTCGACGGCGACGCCCGTGGCGGTGCCGCGCTGTCCGTGCGCGCCATCACCGGCAAGCCGATCAAGTTCCTCGGCATGGGCGAGAAGAGCGAAGCGCTCGATCCGTTCCATCCCGACCGCGTGGCCTCGCGCATCCTCGGCATGGGTGACGTGCTCAGCCTGATCGAGCAGGCCGAGCAGAGCATGGATCGCGAGAAGGCCGAGAAGCTCGCGAAGAAGATCAAGAAGGGCAAGGGCTTCGACCTGGAAGACTTCCGTGATCAGCTGCAGCAGATGAAGAACATGGGCGGCCTGGGCAGCCTGATGGACAAGCTGCCGATGCTCGGCGGCGTCAACCTGTCGCAGATGGGCAACGCGCAGAATGCGGCGGAGAAGCAGTTCAAGCAGATGGAGGCGATCATCAACTCCATGACCCCCGCCGAGCGCCGTGATCCGGAAGTGATCAGCGGTTCGCGCAAACGCCGCATCGCCATGGGTTCCGGTACCCAGGTGCAGGACGTCGGTCGCCTCATCAAGCAGCACAAGCAGATGCAGAAGATGATGAAGAAGGTCACCGCCAAGGGCGGCATGGCCAAGATGATGCGCGGCATGGGGAGCATGTTCCCCGGCGGCATGCCCAAGATGTAA
- the thrC gene encoding threonine synthase: MRYISTRGQAPALNFEDVLLAGLASDGGLYVPENLPRFTVEEIASWAGLPYHELAFRVMRPFVAGSISDADFKKILEETYGVFAHNAVAPLRQLNGNEWVLELFHGPTLAFKDFALQLLGRLLDHVLTKRGERVVIMGATSGDTGSAAIEGCKACENVDIFIMHPHNRVSEVQRRQMTTILGENIHNIAIEGNFDDCQEMVKASFADQGFLKGTRLVAVNSINWARIMAQIVYYFHAALQLGAPARSVAFSVPTGNFGDIFAGYLARNMGLPISQLIVATNRNDILHRFMSGNRYDKDTLHASLSPSMDIMVSSNFERLLFDLHGRNGKAVAELMDNFKATGKLAVEDDRWTEARRLFDSLAVSDEETCETISQVFAESGELLDPHTAIGVRAARECRRSLAVPMVTLGTAHPVKFPEAVEKAGIEAVPALPTHLADLFQREECCTVLPNELAKVQAFVSAHGNRGKPL, encoded by the coding sequence ATGCGTTACATCAGTACCCGCGGCCAGGCGCCCGCGCTGAACTTCGAAGACGTGCTGCTGGCTGGCCTGGCCAGCGACGGCGGCCTCTACGTGCCGGAAAACCTGCCGCGCTTCACCGTCGAGGAAATCGCCTCCTGGGCCGGCCTGCCGTACCACGAGCTGGCCTTCCGCGTGATGCGCCCGTTCGTTGCCGGCAGTATCAGCGATGCCGACTTCAAGAAGATTCTCGAAGAGACCTACGGTGTCTTCGCCCACAACGCCGTGGCGCCGCTGCGCCAGCTCAACGGCAATGAGTGGGTGCTGGAGCTGTTCCACGGCCCCACCCTGGCCTTCAAGGACTTCGCCCTGCAGCTGCTCGGCCGCCTGCTCGACCACGTGCTGACCAAGCGTGGCGAGCGCGTGGTGATCATGGGCGCCACCTCCGGCGACACCGGCTCGGCCGCCATCGAAGGCTGCAAGGCCTGCGAGAACGTCGACATCTTCATCATGCACCCGCACAACCGTGTGTCCGAGGTGCAGCGCCGGCAGATGACCACCATCCTCGGCGAGAACATCCACAACATCGCCATCGAAGGCAACTTCGACGACTGCCAGGAGATGGTCAAGGCCAGCTTCGCCGACCAGGGTTTCCTCAAAGGCACTCGCCTGGTGGCAGTGAACTCGATCAACTGGGCGCGGATCATGGCCCAGATCGTCTACTACTTCCACGCTGCCCTGCAGCTTGGCGCACCGGCCCGTTCCGTGGCCTTCTCGGTGCCCACCGGCAACTTCGGCGACATCTTCGCCGGCTACCTGGCGCGCAACATGGGCCTGCCGATCAGCCAGCTGATCGTCGCGACCAACCGCAACGACATCCTGCACCGCTTCATGTCCGGCAACCGCTACGACAAGGACACCCTGCACGCGTCGCTGTCGCCGTCCATGGACATCATGGTCTCGTCCAACTTCGAGCGCCTGCTGTTCGACCTGCACGGCCGCAACGGCAAGGCAGTCGCCGAGCTGATGGACAACTTCAAGGCCACCGGCAAGCTGGCTGTCGAGGATGACCGCTGGACCGAAGCCCGCCGTCTGTTCGATTCGCTGGCGGTGAGCGACGAGGAAACCTGCGAGACCATCTCCCAGGTGTTCGCCGAGTCGGGCGAGCTGCTGGACCCGCACACCGCCATCGGCGTGCGCGCCGCTCGCGAGTGCCGCCGCAGCCTGGCCGTGCCGATGGTTACCCTGGGCACCGCGCATCCGGTCAAGTTCCCGGAAGCGGTGGAGAAGGCCGGCATCGAGGCGGTTCCGGCACTGCCGACGCACCTGGCCGACCTGTTCCAGCGGGAAGAGTGTTGCACGGTTCTGCCGAACGAACTGGCCAAGGTTCAGGCCTTTGTCAGCGCCCACGGCAACCGCGGCAAGCCGCTCTAA
- a CDS encoding acyl-CoA thioesterase: protein MSSREQEILRRTELSETRVTKAVFPPTTNHHNTLFGGTALAWMDEVSFIAATRFCRLPLVTVSTDRIDFKHPIAAGSIVELIGRVVKVGNTSLKVEVEVFVESMSADGREKAIHGLFSFVAIDDEKRPVPVLPGFEA from the coding sequence ATGAGCTCCAGAGAGCAAGAAATCCTCCGTCGTACCGAGTTGTCCGAAACCCGCGTGACCAAAGCGGTTTTCCCGCCCACCACCAACCACCACAACACCCTGTTCGGCGGTACCGCGCTGGCCTGGATGGATGAGGTCTCGTTCATCGCCGCGACCCGGTTCTGCCGCCTGCCGCTGGTGACCGTGTCCACCGATCGCATCGACTTCAAGCACCCGATCGCCGCCGGCTCCATCGTCGAATTGATCGGCCGGGTGGTGAAGGTTGGCAACACCAGCCTCAAGGTCGAGGTGGAGGTCTTCGTCGAGAGCATGTCCGCCGATGGCCGCGAGAAGGCTATCCACGGGCTGTTCAGCTTCGTCGCCATCGACGATGAGAAGCGCCCGGTGCCGGTCCTGCCCGGCTTCGAGGCCTGA
- the trmD gene encoding tRNA (guanosine(37)-N1)-methyltransferase TrmD produces MWIGVITIFPEMFRAISDYGITSRAVKQELIQLQCFNPRSNTEDRHQTVDDRPFGGGPGMVMKIKPLEGALGDARQAAGGPAKVIYLSPQGRKLTQAAVKELANEERLILIAGRYEGIDERFIEEHVDEEWSVGDYVLSGGELPAMVLIDAVTRLLPGALGHVDSAEEDSFTDGLLDCPHYTRPEVYADKRVPEVLLSGNHEHIRRWRLQQSLGRTWERRADLLDCRSLSGEEKKLLEEYIRQRNDS; encoded by the coding sequence ATGTGGATTGGAGTCATAACCATCTTTCCGGAGATGTTTCGCGCCATCAGCGACTATGGCATCACGAGTCGCGCGGTCAAGCAGGAGCTGATTCAGCTTCAGTGCTTCAACCCGCGAAGCAACACCGAGGACCGTCACCAGACGGTGGACGACCGGCCTTTCGGCGGTGGTCCCGGCATGGTGATGAAAATCAAGCCGCTCGAAGGCGCACTGGGCGATGCCCGGCAAGCCGCAGGCGGACCGGCGAAGGTGATCTACCTCTCGCCGCAAGGTCGCAAGCTGACGCAGGCGGCCGTGAAAGAACTGGCGAACGAGGAACGTCTGATCCTGATCGCCGGGCGTTACGAAGGCATCGACGAGCGCTTCATTGAAGAGCATGTCGATGAGGAATGGTCAGTCGGCGATTATGTCCTGTCCGGGGGTGAGCTTCCGGCCATGGTGCTGATTGACGCGGTTACGCGGTTGTTGCCCGGTGCATTGGGCCACGTGGATTCCGCCGAGGAGGACTCCTTTACGGACGGCCTGCTCGACTGTCCGCACTACACCCGACCTGAGGTGTACGCAGACAAACGTGTTCCGGAGGTGCTGCTCAGCGGCAACCACGAACACATCCGGCGCTGGCGTTTACAGCAGTCCTTAGGCAGGACCTGGGAACGACGTGCCGATCTTCTGGATTGCCGCTCGCTTTCTGGAGAAGAGAAAAAGCTGCTGGAGGAATACATCCGCCAGCGGAACGATAGTTAA
- the xerD gene encoding site-specific tyrosine recombinase XerD, with protein MTPIAHPLIDRFLDALWLEKGLSDNTRSAYGSDLALFNGWLDQRGVVLEAAGRDVILDHLAWRLGEGYKARSTARFLSGLRGFYRYYLREGLIAEDPTLLVDLPQLGKPLPKSLSEADVEALLAAPETDDPLGLRDRTMLEVLYACGLRVSELVGLTLEQVNLRQGVVRVLGKGSKERLVPLGEEAIRWIERYVREARGDLLAGRPSDVLFPSLRGEQMTRQTFWHRIKLHARVACIGKSLSPHTLRHAFATHLLNHGADLRVVQMLLGHSDLSTTQIYTHIARARLQDLHAQHHPRG; from the coding sequence ATGACTCCGATTGCTCATCCCCTGATCGACCGCTTCCTCGATGCCCTCTGGCTGGAGAAGGGGCTCTCCGACAACACCCGCAGTGCGTATGGGAGTGATCTCGCCCTGTTCAACGGCTGGCTGGACCAGCGCGGCGTGGTGCTGGAGGCGGCTGGTCGCGACGTGATTCTCGATCATCTGGCCTGGCGCCTGGGCGAGGGCTACAAGGCGCGCTCCACGGCACGCTTCCTGTCGGGCCTGCGTGGCTTTTATCGCTACTACCTGCGCGAGGGCCTGATCGCCGAAGACCCGACTCTGCTGGTGGATCTGCCGCAACTGGGCAAACCGCTGCCCAAGTCGCTGTCGGAGGCGGATGTGGAGGCGTTGCTGGCAGCGCCGGAGACCGACGACCCGCTCGGGCTGCGCGATCGCACCATGCTCGAAGTGCTGTATGCCTGCGGCCTGCGGGTCAGCGAACTGGTCGGCCTGACCCTGGAGCAGGTGAACCTGCGCCAGGGCGTGGTGCGCGTGCTCGGCAAGGGCAGCAAGGAGCGCCTGGTGCCGCTGGGCGAGGAGGCGATCCGCTGGATCGAGCGCTATGTCCGCGAGGCCCGCGGTGATCTGCTGGCGGGGCGGCCCAGCGACGTGCTGTTCCCCAGCCTGCGCGGCGAGCAGATGACGCGCCAGACCTTCTGGCACCGCATCAAGCTGCACGCGAGGGTGGCCTGCATTGGCAAGAGCCTGTCGCCACATACCTTGCGCCACGCCTTTGCCACCCATCTGCTCAATCACGGCGCTGACCTGCGCGTGGTACAGATGCTGCTGGGGCATAGCGATCTGTCGACCACGCAGATCTATACCCACATCGCACGCGCTCGCCTGCAGGACCTGCACGCCCAGCATCATCCACGCGGGTGA
- a CDS encoding homoserine dehydrogenase produces MKPVKVGICGLGTVGGGTFNVLKRNAEEIARRAGRGIEVAQIAARRPNPKCETGSTPITADIFDVANNPEIDVVIELIGGYTLAHELVLKAIENGKHVVTANKALIAVHGNEIFAKAREKGVIVAFEAAVAGGIPVIKAIREGLAANRINWLAGIINGTGNFILTEMREKGRTFADVLQEAQALGYAEADPTFDVEGIDAAHKLTILASIAFGIPLQFDKAYTEGITQLTTADVNYAEALGYRIKHLGVARRTDKGIELRVHPTLIPADRLIANVNGVMNAVMVNGDAAGSTLFYGAGAGMEPTASSVVADLVDVVRAMTADPENRVPHLAFQPDSLSDHPILPIDACESAYYLRIQAKDHPGVLAQVATILSERGINIESIMQMEVEEHDGLVPMILVTHRVLESRIIEAIAALEALDDVVGNVVRIRVEQLN; encoded by the coding sequence GTGAAACCGGTGAAAGTGGGAATCTGTGGGTTGGGGACCGTCGGTGGCGGTACCTTCAATGTACTCAAACGCAACGCCGAGGAGATTGCCCGCCGTGCCGGGCGTGGTATCGAGGTTGCGCAGATTGCCGCCCGTCGCCCCAATCCGAAGTGTGAAACCGGCAGTACCCCCATTACTGCCGATATCTTCGACGTGGCGAACAACCCGGAAATCGACGTCGTCATCGAGCTGATCGGTGGCTACACCCTGGCCCACGAGCTGGTGCTCAAGGCCATCGAGAACGGCAAGCACGTGGTCACCGCGAACAAGGCGCTGATCGCCGTGCACGGCAACGAGATTTTCGCCAAGGCCCGCGAGAAGGGCGTCATCGTCGCCTTCGAAGCCGCCGTGGCCGGTGGCATCCCGGTGATCAAGGCGATCCGCGAGGGCCTGGCCGCCAACCGCATCAACTGGCTGGCCGGCATCATCAACGGCACCGGCAACTTCATCCTCACCGAAATGCGCGAGAAGGGTCGCACCTTCGCCGACGTGCTGCAGGAGGCCCAGGCGCTGGGTTATGCCGAAGCCGATCCGACCTTCGACGTGGAAGGCATCGACGCCGCGCACAAGCTGACCATCCTGGCGTCCATCGCTTTCGGTATTCCGCTGCAGTTCGACAAGGCCTACACCGAAGGCATCACCCAGCTGACCACCGCCGACGTGAACTACGCCGAAGCGCTGGGCTATCGCATCAAGCACCTGGGCGTCGCCCGCCGTACCGACAAGGGTATCGAGCTGCGCGTTCACCCGACCCTGATCCCGGCCGACCGCCTGATCGCCAATGTGAATGGCGTGATGAACGCGGTCATGGTCAACGGCGATGCCGCCGGTTCGACGCTGTTCTACGGCGCCGGCGCCGGCATGGAGCCCACCGCTTCGTCGGTGGTCGCTGACCTGGTCGACGTGGTTCGCGCCATGACCGCCGACCCGGAGAACCGCGTGCCGCACCTGGCCTTCCAGCCGGACTCGCTCTCCGACCACCCGATCCTGCCGATCGACGCCTGCGAAAGCGCCTACTACCTGCGCATCCAGGCCAAGGACCATCCGGGCGTACTGGCCCAGGTGGCGACCATCCTCTCCGAGCGCGGCATCAACATCGAATCGATCATGCAGATGGAAGTCGAAGAGCATGACGGTCTGGTGCCGATGATCCTGGTTACCCACCGCGTGCTCGAGTCCCGCATCATCGAAGCCATCGCCGCGCTGGAAGCGCTGGATGACGTCGTCGGCAATGTCGTACGCATCCGCGTCGAACAACTGAACTGA
- a CDS encoding thioredoxin fold domain-containing protein: MRLSRLLAGMAIGLASTLALAAEPDQAIRTTLQSLQPDLPIENISKGPLDGIYQVQLKGGRILYASADGQFVVQGNIYQVKDGKPTNLTEKAESAGVAKTINAIPAKDMVVFPAKGETKAHITVFTDTTCPYCQKMHAEVPELQKRGIEVRYLAFPRQGPNSPGDQQLQAVWCSKDRQAAMTDMFHEKEVKAAKCDNPVDAQFALGQMVGVQGTPAVILADGTMLPGYQPAGQIAKLALEAK; the protein is encoded by the coding sequence ATGCGTTTGTCTCGACTTCTGGCTGGTATGGCTATCGGCCTCGCCAGCACCCTCGCCCTGGCCGCCGAGCCGGACCAGGCGATCCGTACTACCCTGCAATCCCTGCAGCCTGACCTGCCCATCGAGAATATCTCCAAGGGTCCCCTGGACGGCATCTACCAGGTGCAGCTCAAGGGCGGTCGCATTCTCTACGCCAGCGCCGACGGCCAGTTCGTCGTGCAGGGCAATATCTACCAGGTGAAGGACGGCAAGCCGACCAACCTGACCGAGAAGGCCGAGAGCGCCGGTGTGGCCAAGACCATCAACGCCATTCCCGCCAAGGACATGGTCGTGTTCCCGGCCAAGGGCGAGACCAAGGCGCACATCACCGTCTTCACCGACACCACCTGCCCGTACTGCCAGAAGATGCACGCCGAGGTGCCGGAGCTGCAGAAGCGCGGTATCGAGGTGCGCTACCTGGCCTTCCCGCGCCAGGGTCCGAACTCGCCGGGCGACCAGCAACTGCAGGCCGTGTGGTGCTCCAAGGACCGCCAGGCGGCGATGACCGACATGTTCCACGAGAAGGAAGTGAAGGCCGCCAAGTGCGATAACCCGGTGGATGCGCAGTTCGCCCTGGGCCAGATGGTCGGCGTGCAAGGCACCCCGGCAGTGATCCTCGCCGACGGCACCATGCTGCCGGGCTACCAGCCGGCCGGCCAGATCGCCAAGCTGGCGCTGGAAGCCAAGTAA
- the rpsP gene encoding 30S ribosomal protein S16, whose amino-acid sequence MVTIRLARGGSKKRPFYHLTVTNSRNARDGRFVERVGFFNPVATGAEVKFSVNQERLNYWLSQGAQPSERVAQLIKDAAKAA is encoded by the coding sequence ATGGTAACCATTCGTCTGGCTCGTGGCGGCTCCAAGAAGCGCCCGTTCTATCACCTGACCGTGACCAACAGCCGCAACGCTCGTGACGGCCGTTTCGTCGAGCGCGTCGGCTTCTTCAACCCTGTCGCCACTGGCGCCGAAGTCAAGTTCTCGGTCAACCAGGAGCGTCTGAACTACTGGCTGAGCCAAGGCGCTCAACCGTCTGAGCGTGTTGCTCAGCTGATCAAGGACGCCGCCAAGGCTGCCTGA
- the rimM gene encoding ribosome maturation factor RimM (Essential for efficient processing of 16S rRNA), with amino-acid sequence MNTNPAPAEEMVVLGKIVSVHGIRGEVKVYSFTDPLDNLLDYRRWTLKRGNEVRQAELVQGRVQGNVLVAKLKGLDDREIARTFAEFEILVPRSELPVLDDGEFYWSQLEGLKVIDQNGQLFGILDHMLETGANDVMVVKPCAGSLDDRERLLPYTDQCVQAVDLEAGEMRVDWDADF; translated from the coding sequence ATGAACACGAATCCTGCTCCCGCCGAGGAGATGGTTGTTCTCGGCAAGATCGTATCGGTGCACGGTATTCGTGGTGAGGTGAAGGTGTATTCCTTTACCGATCCGTTGGACAACCTGCTGGACTACCGTCGCTGGACGCTCAAGCGTGGCAACGAGGTTCGACAGGCTGAACTGGTCCAAGGTCGCGTGCAGGGCAATGTCCTGGTCGCGAAGCTGAAGGGACTGGATGATCGCGAGATCGCCCGCACCTTCGCTGAATTCGAAATCCTGGTCCCGCGCAGCGAGCTGCCGGTGCTGGACGATGGCGAGTTCTACTGGAGTCAGTTGGAAGGTCTCAAGGTGATCGACCAGAACGGGCAGCTGTTCGGGATTCTCGACCACATGCTGGAGACCGGCGCCAACGATGTGATGGTAGTCAAGCCCTGCGCAGGCAGTCTGGACGACCGTGAACGCCTGCTCCCGTATACGGATCAGTGCGTACAAGCGGTGGACCTGGAAGCCGGTGAGATGCGGGTGGACTGGGACGCGGACTTCTAA
- a CDS encoding DUF3509 domain-containing protein, which translates to MDRLSALLTETFAPYAPSLGPARPDGGRILTLTNDDGDVVLRRVIEGQHLADHDQSTEAVQTIRRDLLISEGRMEDDVVSQLRQRAQVLSYGT; encoded by the coding sequence ATGGACCGGCTAAGCGCCCTGCTGACCGAGACCTTCGCTCCCTACGCTCCCTCCCTGGGCCCGGCACGCCCCGACGGCGGCCGTATTCTGACCCTGACCAACGACGATGGAGATGTAGTTCTGCGGCGCGTCATCGAGGGCCAGCACCTGGCCGACCATGATCAAAGCACGGAGGCGGTGCAGACCATTCGCCGCGATCTGCTGATCTCCGAAGGCCGGATGGAGGACGATGTGGTCTCCCAATTGCGCCAGCGCGCACAGGTGCTGAGCTACGGCACCTGA